The following are encoded together in the Candidatus Dormiibacterota bacterium genome:
- the gatC gene encoding Asp-tRNA(Asn)/Glu-tRNA(Gln) amidotransferase subunit GatC encodes MSSEKIDIRYVATLARLALTDDEVARFGAQLGDLLEHVDALAKLDVSAVAATAQVVESRNVERDDILAPSLDREVVLAQAPARQGAFFRVPRIIAE; translated from the coding sequence TTGTCATCCGAGAAAATTGATATTCGTTACGTCGCCACGCTGGCGCGGCTCGCCCTGACCGACGACGAGGTGGCGCGTTTCGGCGCGCAACTCGGCGATCTGCTCGAGCATGTCGACGCGCTCGCGAAGCTGGATGTGTCGGCGGTTGCCGCGACCGCGCAAGTGGTCGAATCGCGCAACGTCGAGCGGGACGACATCCTCGCCCCGAGCCTCGATCGTGAAGTGGTGCTCGCGCAGGCCCCGGCGCGCCAAGGCGCCTTCTTTCGCGTCCCGCGCATCATCGCCGAATAA
- the gatB gene encoding Asp-tRNA(Asn)/Glu-tRNA(Gln) amidotransferase subunit GatB, translated as MQYEAVIGIECHVELKTATKMFCGCPNEFGGEPNTKFCPVCLALPGSLPVPNRAAIDHMVRAGLAVEAAIPTFSKFDRKNYFYPDMPKDYQISQFDMPLTQGGVVKYWLEDGTMKSCRLTRIHLEEDTGKSTHAGSGDGRISGSTYSLIDFNRAGVPLMECVSEPEIHSADEAVAYLESLRRTLQQLGVSDVKMEEGSLRCDANVSIRPVGATELGTKTEIKNMNSFRSVHRAIQSEIARQIAVVEAGERIVQETRGWDEINGTTISMRSKEQAHDYRYFPDPDLVPMEITAAYVDALRETIPEAPWKRFLRYTQSYGLNVLQATQLIDTQPLASYFDAVVAASGNAQQATNFVLGDLSRLANESGTPVWSSEVLPEHLAELIVLVDGKTINSKIAKELLVRMWAGEGSPKTLVEREGLAQTSDPAAIEAFVVDVLAANEKSVNDYRAGKTNVMGFLVGQVMKASRGKADPALVNDVVKKKLEQ; from the coding sequence ATGCAGTACGAAGCCGTCATCGGTATCGAATGCCACGTGGAGCTCAAGACCGCGACCAAGATGTTCTGCGGCTGTCCCAACGAGTTCGGCGGCGAGCCGAACACGAAATTCTGCCCGGTGTGCCTCGCATTGCCGGGGTCTCTGCCGGTTCCGAATCGCGCGGCTATCGACCATATGGTGCGCGCCGGCCTCGCCGTCGAAGCGGCGATCCCGACTTTCTCTAAATTCGACCGGAAGAATTACTTCTATCCCGACATGCCCAAGGATTACCAGATCTCGCAGTTCGATATGCCGCTCACCCAGGGCGGCGTCGTGAAGTACTGGCTCGAGGACGGAACGATGAAATCGTGCCGTCTCACCCGCATTCACCTCGAAGAAGATACCGGTAAATCGACGCACGCAGGATCCGGCGATGGGCGCATTTCGGGGAGCACCTACTCGCTGATCGATTTCAACCGTGCCGGCGTTCCGTTGATGGAGTGCGTCTCGGAGCCCGAGATTCATAGCGCGGACGAAGCCGTGGCCTATCTTGAATCGCTGCGCCGTACCTTGCAGCAACTCGGCGTGAGCGACGTAAAGATGGAGGAAGGCTCGCTGCGATGCGATGCCAACGTCTCGATTCGTCCCGTCGGAGCAACCGAACTCGGCACCAAAACCGAAATCAAGAACATGAACTCCTTTCGTTCGGTGCACCGGGCGATTCAAAGCGAAATTGCGCGCCAGATCGCCGTGGTGGAAGCCGGCGAGCGGATCGTTCAGGAGACGCGTGGCTGGGACGAAATTAACGGCACCACGATCTCGATGCGCAGCAAAGAGCAGGCGCACGACTATCGCTATTTCCCCGACCCGGATCTGGTGCCGATGGAAATCACCGCTGCGTACGTCGATGCGCTACGCGAGACGATCCCGGAAGCTCCGTGGAAGCGCTTCCTTCGGTATACGCAAAGCTACGGCCTGAACGTTCTGCAGGCAACGCAGCTGATCGATACGCAGCCGCTGGCGTCGTACTTCGACGCGGTGGTTGCGGCGAGCGGTAACGCGCAGCAGGCCACGAATTTCGTCTTGGGCGATCTTTCGCGGCTTGCGAACGAATCCGGTACGCCGGTGTGGTCGTCGGAGGTCTTACCCGAGCACTTGGCCGAGTTGATCGTGCTCGTCGATGGTAAGACGATCAATTCCAAGATTGCCAAAGAGTTGCTGGTGCGTATGTGGGCCGGCGAAGGCTCCCCAAAAACCCTGGTAGAGCGCGAGGGCCTCGCGCAGACCAGCGATCCCGCCGCCATCGAAGCGTTTGTCGTGGACGTGTTGGCCGCCAACGAAAAGAGCGTGAACGACTACCGCGCGGGCAAGACCAACGTCATGGGCTTTCTGGTCGGTCAAGTGATGAAGGCCTCTCGCGGGAAGGCCGATCCGGCGCTCGTCAACGACGTGGTGAAGAAGAAACTCGAGCAGTGA
- the rlmD gene encoding 23S rRNA (uracil(1939)-C(5))-methyltransferase RlmD, which yields MTNKDTAPKPASAVRVGTELDVAFTDLLANGQAVGRAGGMVVFCFGPLPRERARVRITAIKPKYSVAEFVRLIEGSKERVQPFCAVFGACGGCQVQHLSYPAQLAWKTDIVRNALQRIGGFSELRIRPAVGMVHARGYRNKMSLVVDHSTPIPSIGFYQQRSHEVVPIDACPIVTPQLNEFIARINRARLQPETAPALMPARHVVSRSARSTGQAVVTITTAQASPEVAQAGPALLAQLPGAVGLTNSYGLNSQNAIMGRNHTVIAGKSEIEEQIHGVRYRVSAGSFFQINVEIVGRIFDFLRSALERPRAIVDLYCGAGTFSLYFAKHGCSVYGIEESPLAVEEALANAALNGAQELVQFHEGRVEEAVLTPAARAAMERAEIVFLDPPRKGSDEVTLGAIAAAGVPYVWYLSCDPATLARDLKFLASKGYTLGIVQPFDMFPQTGHVETLVTLYSEAHVAQQAVDRAFLDAPIPSWPEDDPLAVQPSEYPDFVIREN from the coding sequence TTGACGAACAAAGACACAGCGCCTAAACCGGCGTCTGCCGTTCGCGTCGGTACCGAACTCGACGTCGCATTCACCGATCTGCTCGCCAATGGTCAGGCCGTCGGCCGGGCCGGCGGCATGGTCGTCTTTTGCTTTGGGCCCCTGCCGCGCGAGCGGGCTCGCGTCCGCATCACGGCGATCAAGCCCAAATACTCCGTGGCCGAGTTCGTGCGCTTGATCGAGGGCTCTAAGGAGCGCGTTCAGCCGTTCTGTGCGGTCTTCGGCGCGTGCGGAGGGTGCCAGGTCCAACACTTGAGCTACCCGGCGCAGTTGGCTTGGAAAACCGATATCGTTCGCAACGCCCTGCAGCGCATCGGCGGCTTTAGCGAGCTGCGGATCCGTCCGGCGGTCGGGATGGTGCATGCGCGCGGGTACCGCAATAAGATGTCGCTCGTGGTCGACCACTCGACGCCGATCCCGAGCATCGGGTTCTACCAGCAGCGCTCGCACGAGGTGGTGCCGATCGACGCCTGCCCGATCGTCACGCCGCAGCTGAACGAATTCATCGCCCGGATCAACCGCGCGCGGCTCCAGCCGGAGACGGCGCCCGCGCTGATGCCCGCGCGGCACGTCGTCTCGCGCAGCGCGCGATCGACCGGGCAAGCGGTCGTCACGATCACCACGGCGCAGGCCTCGCCCGAGGTCGCGCAGGCCGGCCCGGCGCTGCTCGCGCAACTGCCGGGAGCGGTCGGTCTGACGAACTCCTACGGGCTGAATTCACAGAACGCGATCATGGGCCGCAACCATACCGTGATCGCGGGCAAATCCGAGATCGAGGAGCAGATTCACGGGGTGCGCTATCGCGTCTCGGCCGGGTCGTTCTTTCAAATCAATGTCGAAATCGTCGGACGAATCTTCGATTTTCTGCGTTCGGCGCTCGAGCGGCCTCGCGCGATCGTCGATCTGTACTGCGGGGCGGGGACGTTCTCGCTCTATTTTGCCAAGCACGGCTGCAGCGTCTACGGCATCGAAGAGAGCCCGCTCGCGGTGGAAGAAGCGCTGGCTAACGCCGCGCTCAACGGCGCGCAAGAGCTGGTGCAGTTCCATGAAGGCCGCGTGGAAGAAGCGGTGCTGACGCCCGCGGCGCGCGCGGCGATGGAACGGGCCGAGATCGTGTTCCTGGACCCGCCGCGCAAAGGCAGCGACGAAGTGACGCTGGGCGCGATTGCGGCCGCGGGCGTGCCGTACGTCTGGTATCTTTCGTGCGACCCCGCAACGCTCGCCCGGGATTTGAAGTTCTTAGCATCCAAAGGATACACGCTGGGCATCGTGCAGCCGTTCGACATGTTCCCGCAGACGGGACACGTCGAGACGCTGGTCACCCTGTATAGCGAGGCACACGTCGCGCAACAGGCGGTGGACCGGGCGTTCCTGGATGCACCCATCCCGAGTTGGCCCGAAGACGATCCCCTTGCCGTTCAACCATCGGAGTACCCCGATTTTGTCATCCGAGAAAATTGA
- a CDS encoding endonuclease MutS2, which translates to MDSLGALADERTLEALDFASVRERVVRATRTQRGTAAARDLHPSIDFALVHLEQARTAIVRDLVAGADLHVLPAIDTSELTQTAALGRTLAPSDLRAVADAISAAAAAYNALREERQPAITGMLAPYTPLKDLHRALVDAVDERGAVLDRASPALGRIRRNLAQAQNDARERVASIMRSDRFARAIQDSVVTMRENRYVVPVKAEFAGEFPGIVHDTSSSGQTLFVEPLAALDTNNRVRTLRLDEEREVLRILDELSQRVGAHAAQIEANVEMLARIDVIVAKANVAKAMDAVAPELSDEPVVRVERGRHPLLAERAVPQSLVLDETTRFLIVSGPNMGGKTVALKMLGLFVAMTYAGMQIPAAIGTLVGRFTHVLADIGDEQSIVANASTFSAHLERMREMLRVADAHTLVLVDEIGGGTEPGAGAALAIAMLERLLIAGASGIVTTHATELKLFAAATPGVANASVRFDPQSFRPTYQLDIGAPGQSLAFPLATALGIDPAIVARATALLDSRERDYEAALAELSTRNAQLQSEREALAQERMHAAATEAALRTEQVRFDAERRSFAERAEERMQHALREFTTELQRKADAARSSRPRVTGAQSELLTRTSERMRGDLGIRAEQPSAVPNGAFASGDAVRILSLGQEGAVVEDYGDTVLVSIGPMKTVVKKRDLQRSNRPERKRPRGGDAQSGVMRIAVASRSRAELDVRGKRFSEAEPLVEQWIDEALLTGQSPLRLIHGKGTGMLGRGLQEHLRLHPAVKSVRYGNEDEGSGGVTIIELGE; encoded by the coding sequence ATGGACTCGCTAGGCGCGCTCGCCGACGAGCGGACGCTCGAGGCCCTCGATTTCGCAAGCGTGCGAGAGCGGGTGGTGCGGGCCACGCGCACGCAGCGCGGTACTGCCGCGGCGCGCGATCTGCATCCAAGTATCGATTTCGCGTTGGTCCACCTCGAGCAAGCGCGCACCGCGATCGTCCGCGATTTGGTGGCCGGCGCCGATCTGCACGTATTACCGGCCATCGATACGAGCGAACTCACGCAGACTGCCGCGCTCGGCCGAACGCTCGCACCGAGCGATTTGCGCGCGGTCGCCGACGCGATCTCGGCGGCGGCTGCGGCGTATAATGCGCTACGCGAGGAACGGCAGCCCGCGATTACCGGCATGCTCGCCCCGTACACGCCGCTCAAAGACCTGCATCGCGCCCTCGTCGACGCGGTTGACGAGCGCGGTGCCGTGCTGGACCGCGCCTCGCCGGCCTTGGGGCGCATCCGGCGTAACCTCGCGCAAGCGCAGAACGATGCCCGCGAACGCGTTGCGTCGATCATGCGCTCCGACCGCTTCGCTCGCGCGATCCAAGATTCGGTCGTCACGATGCGGGAGAACCGCTACGTCGTTCCGGTGAAGGCCGAGTTCGCAGGCGAGTTTCCAGGCATCGTTCACGATACCAGCTCATCCGGGCAAACGCTGTTCGTCGAGCCGTTAGCGGCACTCGATACGAACAATCGGGTCAGGACGCTTCGTTTGGACGAGGAGCGCGAGGTACTCCGCATTCTCGACGAGCTTTCGCAGCGCGTCGGAGCCCATGCGGCGCAAATCGAAGCGAACGTCGAGATGTTGGCGCGGATCGACGTGATCGTTGCCAAGGCCAACGTCGCGAAGGCGATGGATGCGGTGGCGCCGGAACTTAGCGATGAACCGGTCGTTCGGGTGGAACGCGGCCGCCATCCGCTGCTCGCCGAGCGCGCGGTGCCGCAATCGCTCGTGCTCGACGAGACGACGCGTTTTCTGATCGTTTCCGGGCCGAATATGGGCGGCAAAACCGTCGCGCTCAAAATGCTCGGACTCTTTGTGGCCATGACGTACGCCGGGATGCAGATTCCCGCTGCGATCGGCACGCTCGTCGGCCGTTTCACCCACGTATTGGCCGACATCGGCGACGAACAGTCGATCGTTGCGAATGCTTCAACCTTCTCTGCGCACCTCGAGCGCATGCGCGAGATGCTTCGCGTCGCCGACGCGCACACGCTCGTGCTCGTTGACGAAATCGGCGGAGGCACCGAACCCGGTGCGGGAGCGGCCCTCGCGATCGCGATGCTCGAGCGGCTCTTGATCGCCGGCGCGAGCGGCATCGTCACGACCCACGCGACGGAGCTCAAACTCTTTGCGGCTGCTACCCCGGGCGTCGCGAATGCGAGCGTCCGCTTCGACCCGCAGAGCTTTCGGCCGACGTATCAGCTGGATATCGGTGCTCCGGGCCAGTCACTGGCCTTTCCGCTCGCGACCGCGCTCGGCATCGACCCCGCCATCGTTGCGCGGGCGACCGCGTTGCTCGATTCGCGCGAGCGCGATTACGAAGCCGCGCTCGCCGAACTTTCCACGCGCAACGCGCAGCTCCAAAGCGAGCGCGAGGCGCTCGCGCAAGAGCGGATGCACGCCGCTGCCACCGAGGCCGCGTTGCGAACCGAACAGGTGCGCTTCGATGCCGAGCGGCGATCGTTTGCCGAACGCGCCGAAGAGCGCATGCAACACGCGTTGCGCGAATTCACCACGGAGTTACAGCGCAAGGCCGACGCCGCCCGATCGAGCCGCCCGCGGGTTACCGGCGCGCAGAGCGAACTGTTGACGCGCACCTCCGAGCGCATGCGCGGCGATCTCGGGATACGCGCCGAGCAGCCTTCGGCGGTGCCGAACGGCGCGTTTGCAAGCGGTGATGCCGTGCGCATTCTCTCGCTCGGGCAAGAAGGCGCGGTCGTCGAAGATTACGGCGACACCGTGCTGGTGTCTATCGGCCCGATGAAGACGGTGGTAAAGAAGCGCGATTTGCAACGGAGCAATCGGCCGGAACGCAAGCGCCCGCGGGGCGGCGATGCGCAGAGCGGTGTGATGCGGATCGCCGTCGCCTCGCGTTCGAGGGCCGAGCTGGACGTACGCGGCAAGCGTTTTAGTGAGGCGGAGCCGCTGGTGGAGCAGTGGATCGACGAGGCTTTGCTGACGGGGCAAAGCCCGCTACGTCTGATCCACGGCAAGGGCACCGGCATGCTCGGGCGCGGCCTGCAGGAGCATTTACGCCTGCACCCGGCGGTGAAAAGCGTGCGCTACGGCAACGAGGACGAGGGCTCCGGCGGCGTGACGATCATCGAACTCGGCGAGTGA
- a CDS encoding ribonucleotide-diphosphate reductase subunit beta, protein MNATTTSLLNPGFELTLRPMRYPHFYEMYRAAIANTWSVEEIDFSNDIQDLRERLTPAERHLIGRLVAFFATGDTIVANNLVLNLYKHVNAPEARMYLSRQLFEEAQHIQFYLTLLDTYVPDERERAQAFAAVENIPSIKEKARFCFKWIDTIHGLNRIETADDRRSFVMNLIAFAAGVEGLFFFAAFAYVYYLRSRGLLNGLASGTNWVFRDESMHMRFAFSVVETVRAEHPDLFDATLEVSIREMLDDAVQAELSFARDVLSEGVAGLSIVDMEQYLKYVADSRLENLGYARRYGAKNPFDFMALQDVQELTNFFERRPSAYRVGVEGEVRFDESF, encoded by the coding sequence ATGAACGCGACAACAACCTCGCTCTTGAATCCGGGTTTCGAACTCACCTTACGGCCCATGCGCTACCCGCATTTCTATGAGATGTATCGCGCCGCGATAGCCAATACGTGGAGCGTCGAGGAGATCGATTTCTCGAACGATATCCAGGATCTGCGCGAACGCCTTACGCCTGCCGAGCGGCATCTCATCGGGCGTCTTGTCGCGTTTTTCGCAACCGGTGATACGATCGTGGCCAACAATCTCGTACTCAATCTCTATAAGCACGTCAACGCACCGGAAGCGCGGATGTATCTCTCGCGCCAACTCTTCGAAGAAGCACAGCATATCCAGTTCTATTTGACGCTGCTCGACACGTATGTTCCCGACGAGCGAGAACGCGCGCAAGCGTTTGCGGCGGTGGAAAATATTCCATCGATCAAAGAAAAAGCGCGCTTCTGTTTCAAATGGATCGATACGATCCACGGGCTGAATCGTATCGAGACCGCGGACGATCGCCGTTCGTTCGTGATGAACCTGATTGCATTCGCCGCCGGCGTCGAAGGGCTGTTTTTCTTTGCGGCTTTTGCTTACGTCTACTACCTGCGCTCGCGCGGCTTACTGAACGGCCTGGCTTCGGGGACGAATTGGGTCTTCCGGGACGAGAGCATGCATATGCGTTTCGCCTTTTCGGTCGTCGAGACAGTCCGAGCCGAGCATCCCGATCTTTTCGATGCAACGCTGGAAGTCTCTATTCGAGAGATGCTTGACGATGCCGTTCAAGCAGAGTTGTCTTTTGCGCGCGACGTCCTCTCCGAAGGCGTGGCCGGCCTCTCGATCGTCGACATGGAGCAGTATCTCAAGTATGTTGCGGACTCGCGCCTTGAGAACCTCGGCTACGCGCGCCGGTACGGGGCCAAGAACCCGTTCGATTTCATGGCTCTTCAAGACGTCCAAGAGTTGACGAATTTTTTCGAGCGCCGCCCGTCTGCTTACCGCGTCGGCGTTGAGGGTGAGGTTCGTTTTGATGAATCATTCTGA
- a CDS encoding acyl-CoA thioesterase → MNHSDGYVIVAEMVFPNQANHYGTLFGGEALKLMDKAAFIAASRSCRHAVVTASVDRTDFREAVRQGDLAEVVGRVVSRGRTSLTVETELFSENLLTGERRLCSTSRFVMVAIDAAGRPTPLGPDRNFSF, encoded by the coding sequence ATGAATCATTCTGACGGATATGTCATCGTGGCCGAGATGGTTTTTCCGAACCAAGCGAATCACTACGGAACGCTCTTCGGCGGCGAGGCCCTCAAACTCATGGATAAAGCGGCCTTCATCGCAGCGAGCCGGTCGTGCCGGCACGCCGTCGTCACCGCTTCGGTGGACCGGACCGATTTTCGTGAAGCGGTCCGTCAAGGCGATCTCGCCGAGGTGGTGGGGCGCGTCGTTTCGCGCGGGCGAACGTCGCTGACGGTCGAGACCGAACTCTTCTCTGAAAACTTATTAACGGGCGAGCGCCGTCTTTGCAGCACGAGTCGATTCGTGATGGTTGCCATCGATGCTGCAGGACGGCCGACGCCGCTCGGCCCGGATCGCAACTTCAGTTTTTGA
- the gatA gene encoding Asp-tRNA(Asn)/Glu-tRNA(Gln) amidotransferase subunit GatA — MSDSIERNAADIARGVNSGAFSAAELTRGMLAHIDRTEPQVGAYLSVLHERAAATAAHVDERIKQGERLPLAGVPLAVKDNMCLEGTRTTCGSKILEHWTAPYTATAVQRLLDAGCIPVGKANMDEFAMGSSCENSALGVTRNPYDLGRVPGGSSGGSASAVAAFEAAIGMGSDTGGSIREPAAFCNLVGFKPTYGRVSRYGLIAFASSLDQIGPLTRTVEDAALAYDAMGGHDPMDATSIDRPFETTADGLRTDLRGVRVGIVREFATKELGPEIDALYAKAYRDLEALGAELVEVALPTAEYGLATYYLIAPAECSSNLARFDGVRYGLRVEGANVHEMYERTRAAGFGPEVKRRILIGTYALSSGYYDAYYVRAQKARTLIAQDFAKAFASCDLIAAPAASSPAFTFNAKSDPYSMYLMDYYTIPMSLAGLPALSVPCGWVTPPGGASPMPMGLQLTAPLFAERALLSAAHAYERATGHAAAQRPVIAMEATR; from the coding sequence GTGTCAGACTCTATCGAACGCAACGCGGCCGACATCGCCCGCGGCGTCAACAGCGGGGCGTTCTCCGCCGCCGAACTCACGCGCGGCATGCTCGCGCACATCGATCGCACCGAACCGCAGGTCGGCGCGTATCTGAGCGTGCTGCACGAACGCGCCGCGGCCACGGCCGCCCACGTGGACGAACGCATCAAACAGGGAGAGCGCTTGCCGCTCGCCGGCGTGCCGTTAGCGGTGAAAGACAACATGTGCCTGGAAGGCACGCGCACCACCTGTGGGAGCAAAATCCTCGAACATTGGACCGCGCCCTACACGGCCACCGCCGTGCAACGGTTGCTCGATGCGGGTTGCATCCCGGTCGGCAAGGCGAACATGGACGAATTCGCGATGGGCAGTTCGTGCGAGAACTCGGCGTTAGGCGTCACGCGCAATCCCTACGACCTCGGGCGCGTCCCGGGCGGATCGAGCGGCGGCTCGGCCTCGGCCGTGGCCGCGTTCGAAGCCGCGATCGGCATGGGCAGCGATACCGGCGGCTCCATTCGCGAGCCTGCGGCATTCTGCAACCTGGTCGGTTTTAAACCGACGTACGGCCGCGTCTCGCGCTACGGACTGATCGCGTTCGCATCGAGTCTGGACCAAATCGGCCCGCTCACGCGCACGGTTGAAGATGCGGCGTTGGCGTACGACGCGATGGGTGGCCACGATCCCATGGACGCGACGTCGATCGACCGCCCGTTCGAGACCACCGCGGATGGATTGCGCACCGATTTGCGCGGCGTGCGCGTCGGCATCGTTCGCGAGTTCGCAACCAAGGAACTCGGCCCGGAGATCGACGCGCTCTATGCCAAGGCGTATCGCGATTTAGAGGCGCTCGGCGCCGAACTCGTGGAGGTCGCGCTGCCGACTGCAGAATACGGTTTGGCGACGTATTATCTCATCGCGCCCGCGGAGTGCTCCTCGAACCTCGCACGCTTCGACGGCGTCCGCTACGGATTGCGCGTCGAAGGAGCGAACGTGCACGAAATGTACGAGCGCACGCGCGCGGCGGGCTTTGGGCCCGAGGTGAAGCGTCGCATCCTCATCGGCACCTACGCGCTATCGAGCGGCTACTACGATGCGTACTACGTTCGCGCGCAGAAGGCCCGCACGTTGATCGCTCAAGATTTCGCCAAAGCGTTTGCTTCCTGCGACCTGATCGCGGCTCCGGCCGCGAGTTCGCCCGCGTTTACATTCAATGCAAAGAGCGACCCGTACAGCATGTATTTGATGGATTACTACACGATTCCGATGTCCCTCGCCGGGCTGCCGGCGCTCAGCGTACCGTGCGGCTGGGTCACGCCGCCCGGGGGCGCATCGCCGATGCCGATGGGGTTGCAATTAACCGCACCGCTCTTTGCGGAACGCGCGCTGCTCTCCGCGGCGCACGCATACGAGCGCGCGACCGGGCACGCCGCCGCGCAACGGCCCGTCATTGCGATGGAGGCGACGCGCTAG
- the tyrS gene encoding tyrosine--tRNA ligase codes for MNTNARFNDAEYLLDGFDHVETPAEFQARLRLGRPLNVKLGIDPTSPDLHLGFMVVLHKLQRFSEAGHNVTLIIGDFTARIGDPSGRNAMRPQLDAEAIEANMTTYREQAGKVLDLERVKIRYNSEWLGKLGLSDLIQLLSKTTVAQMLERND; via the coding sequence ATGAACACGAACGCACGATTCAACGACGCGGAGTACCTGCTCGACGGCTTCGACCATGTCGAAACGCCGGCGGAATTTCAGGCCCGGCTGCGCCTGGGACGCCCGCTGAACGTTAAGCTCGGCATCGATCCGACCAGCCCCGATTTGCATCTGGGGTTTATGGTCGTGTTGCATAAGTTGCAGCGATTCAGCGAAGCCGGCCATAACGTCACGCTCATCATCGGCGATTTTACCGCGCGCATCGGCGACCCGAGCGGCCGCAATGCGATGCGCCCGCAGCTCGACGCGGAAGCGATCGAAGCGAACATGACGACCTATCGCGAACAAGCCGGTAAGGTACTCGATTTAGAGCGCGTGAAGATTCGGTACAACTCCGAATGGCTGGGCAAGCTCGGCCTGAGCGACCTCATTCAACTGCTTTCGAAAACGACCGTCGCGCAAATGCTCGAACGCAACGATTT